GCCGCTTGACCTCTAAATCTTGAATGAGCTCAACCATTAAATCTTCAATATAAAAGACTTTTGTGCCAGTATCTTTTATTGATTTTGCAAATCCGTTATGTTCTTCTTGAGCTTTTCTAAGCCATGGAATTTCATCAAATAATAAGTTTTCAAGATAACGAGGAATTAAATTATTTAATTCGGAACCTGGCCTATGAAGCAATACTGACTGAAGCTTACCGATTTCTGAGGTTACATGAAATCCTTTTTTCTCCATGTAGATAGACCTCCTACTTAATGTACGGGACACACTTCTTAAATTCTCACATCTAACATCCAACCTCACACTTCCAGAGAGCAGGAATGTCCCCAACTTATTATTTGTCCGATGGCTAACTACCACTAAGAGTGGTACTAAGCCCCTAGATAACGGTTTTCCCTAAAGGATTAGCTCAGCTACGCCAAACAAGTTGGCAAGTTTCGCTCTATATTATTCAGATGGAGTCATTCAGTAAAACTTAGTTCAGGTGCTTTTCTCAGAACTCTAGTTGAACTAATCCTGTGGGAAACTCCACCTGAATAAAGAATCCTGTTTATTATTATTTGTAGTTGGTATCTTTTTTAGACATTTATTGTATAGTTGGCTATAATACTTCGAAAACTAAACATGGAGGTGATAAAAATTAAACTCAATCAGGGAGAACGCTCTATTATGGCATATTTTCCTAGTAGCTCAAAGGCACAAAAAGCTGTAGACGAGCTAAAGGATATGGGAATTAATACTGCACAAATTGATAGAATTAGCAGATATGGAACAACATTTAACCAACATCTTAATAACCCCATTTCTGGACAAGCAATAACCCAAACTGGTTTAACCATATCTTCAGATAGTACGGCTAGCGATAGTGATGCAGCAAGGGTATTAATGTCAGCGGATCCTTCTGTATCGGGAATGGCCAATAAGGGTTATGGAATAGCTGGCGGAAAGAATTTTCTGGTAACTGTTGTTACTGATGAAAAACATTTGAATAGGGTTGTAAAAATATTAGAGAAAAATGATGGAATGGTTTAACTATTATATTAACATAAATAGGGAGGGAATTTGCAAATGAAATATCCGAGACTTTTTCAAAAAGGTTTAATTGGAAATATGAGTATTAAAAATCGAACTGTCATGCCAGCAATGGGAACAAACTTAGCAAGTGAAACAGGCGCAGTTACCCAGGCAATGCTTCATTATTATAGAGCACGGGCTAAAGGTGGAGTAGGTTTAATTATAACAGAAATAGTAAGTGTGGATTCTCCAGGGGGGTATGCCATTCCTAAACAGCTTGATTTACATAGTAATTCCTTCATAGCTGGGCACAATGAGCTTGTGGAGGCTGTTCATGAGCATGATACAAGAATTATTCCCCAATTACATCATGCTGGGCGTCAGACTACAAATGAGAATACCAAGGGATTACAACCTGTAGGACCATCTGCTATACCAGATCCATATTTAAAGGTTATTCCTAAAGAATTAACAATAAATGAAATACAGGAAATAGTTAATAAGTTTGTGAAGGCAGCTAGCAGGGCCCAACATGCAGATTATGACGGTGTTGAGATACATGGAGCTCATGGATATCTTGTGGCCCAGTTTATGTCACCCCGAAGCAATAAACGGACAGATCTTTATGGTGGAGATATTAATGGACGTATGCGTTTTCCCATTGAAATCATAAAAGGAATTAAAAAGGAGACTAAAGGTAACTTTCCAGTTATATTTCGTTATAGCGGAGATGAGTTTGTAGAAGGTGGTATTGATTTAGAAGAAGCAAAGAAGATAGCGACTATGCTTGAAGAAGCGGGTGTAGACGCATTACATGTTAGTTCTGGCACGTATTCTTCCATGCATACAATTATAGAGCCCATGAGTTATCCAGAGGCTTGGAGGGCATACCTGGCTGAGAATATTAGAAAGGTTGTTAAGATACCTGTAATAACTGTTGGCAATATACGGAGTCCACAGGTAGCCGAAAATCTTCTCAAGGAAGAGAAGGCAGACTTCATAGCTATTGGAAGGACACTTATAGCAGACCCTGAATGGCCTCTAAAGGCCATGCTGGATAGGGATGAAGATATTAGAAAATGTATTAGTTGTAACATTGGATGTATAAGTGAGCGTGTCTTTAAAAACCTCCACATTAGGTGTACAGTTAATCCAGTTGCAGGCAGAGAGATTGAATATCCATCAATTCCCTTTTCATATAACTCCAAACACTTTGTTGTCATTGGAGGTGGGCCTGCAGGGATGGAAGCATCC
The Desulfitibacter sp. BRH_c19 DNA segment above includes these coding regions:
- a CDS encoding NADH oxidase, translated to MKYPRLFQKGLIGNMSIKNRTVMPAMGTNLASETGAVTQAMLHYYRARAKGGVGLIITEIVSVDSPGGYAIPKQLDLHSNSFIAGHNELVEAVHEHDTRIIPQLHHAGRQTTNENTKGLQPVGPSAIPDPYLKVIPKELTINEIQEIVNKFVKAASRAQHADYDGVEIHGAHGYLVAQFMSPRSNKRTDLYGGDINGRMRFPIEIIKGIKKETKGNFPVIFRYSGDEFVEGGIDLEEAKKIATMLEEAGVDALHVSSGTYSSMHTIIEPMSYPEAWRAYLAENIRKVVKIPVITVGNIRSPQVAENLLKEEKADFIAIGRTLIADPEWPLKAMLDRDEDIRKCISCNIGCISERVFKNLHIRCTVNPVAGREIEYPSIPFSYNSKHFVVIGGGPAGMEASRVLATGGNKVSLIEREAELGGQIRIAAVPPGKDKIHWSIDYLETQVRNLGVDIQLNTEATIEMLQEKDADYFIIATGAAPIIPSIKGVSNANVATAWEILAGQYEVGEKVIVVGGGSVGCETALYLRKKGVNVMVLEMKNSLADDMEPITRSVFLEEMQKLQIQSFTGYKVQSIDADGVVAMDENWKEHWLPCTHIVLSMGAGSINHLEGELKQRGMRVMVIGDAKSPRKLREAISEGFMTAYRLIINDNYPQLRKPYMMEEVGVLTQIEYYG